In bacterium, the following are encoded in one genomic region:
- the purB gene encoding adenylosuccinate lyase: MIPRYTSPEMAALWSPETKFATWLEIELLAAEAQAHLGMIPEAAARRLRERARVTSVARIDEIEERETRHDVVAFLRVVGETVGDDARYLHLGLGSSDVVDTGLSVLMVRAADLVAEALARLHRALATLANTHRYAIMAGRTHGVHAEPVTFGLKVALWYAEVGRGLERVRRAREVIGVGKISGEVGTFAHVPPEVEAFVCERLGLKPAPASSQILQRDRHAEYLTHFAVVAGTLEKIATEIRHLARTELREVEEPFREGQTGSSAMPHKRNPIISERVAGLARVVRAHAVASLENIALWGERDITHSSVERIIVPDATSLLDYMARKLAGVIGGLRVYPEHMAENLERTGGLVFSHRVLLALIDHGLSRDDAYRIVQSAAMRAWEGQGRFRDLLRASGALPDAELDACFDGTHALHYVDEIFARVGLGERPTVPAGGGSHGSPTRKGGRVDA, encoded by the coding sequence GTGATTCCTCGTTATACATCGCCGGAGATGGCGGCGCTGTGGAGCCCGGAGACGAAGTTTGCGACGTGGCTCGAGATCGAGCTCCTGGCGGCGGAGGCGCAGGCTCACCTCGGGATGATCCCGGAGGCGGCGGCGCGGCGGCTGCGGGAGCGGGCCCGCGTCACGAGCGTCGCGCGGATCGACGAGATCGAGGAGCGGGAGACGCGGCACGACGTGGTGGCGTTTCTACGGGTCGTCGGGGAGACCGTGGGCGATGACGCGCGCTACCTGCATCTGGGGTTGGGATCGTCGGACGTCGTCGATACGGGGTTGTCGGTGCTGATGGTTCGCGCGGCCGATCTCGTCGCGGAGGCGCTGGCGCGGTTGCACCGGGCGCTCGCCACGCTCGCCAACACCCACCGGTATGCGATCATGGCCGGGCGGACCCACGGGGTGCACGCCGAGCCGGTGACGTTCGGGCTCAAAGTCGCGCTGTGGTACGCGGAGGTCGGACGCGGCTTGGAACGCGTCCGGCGGGCGCGCGAGGTCATCGGCGTCGGCAAGATCTCCGGGGAGGTTGGGACGTTTGCGCACGTCCCGCCCGAGGTGGAGGCGTTTGTCTGCGAGCGGCTTGGACTCAAGCCGGCCCCCGCGTCCTCGCAGATCCTCCAGCGTGACCGCCACGCCGAGTACCTGACCCACTTCGCGGTAGTGGCGGGAACGCTGGAAAAGATCGCGACCGAGATCCGCCACCTCGCCCGCACCGAGCTCCGCGAGGTCGAAGAACCGTTTCGCGAGGGGCAGACCGGGTCGTCCGCGATGCCACACAAGCGGAACCCCATCATCTCTGAACGCGTCGCGGGGCTGGCGCGGGTAGTCCGCGCGCACGCGGTCGCCTCGCTCGAGAACATCGCGTTGTGGGGGGAACGGGACATTACCCACTCGTCCGTCGAACGCATCATCGTCCCGGACGCGACGTCCCTCCTCGACTATATGGCGCGCAAACTTGCCGGCGTGATCGGAGGGCTGCGGGTGTACCCGGAGCACATGGCCGAGAATCTCGAGCGGACCGGCGGCTTGGTGTTCTCCCACCGCGTCCTCCTCGCGCTCATCGATCACGGGTTGTCGCGGGACGACGCGTACCGCATCGTGCAGTCCGCGGCGATGCGCGCATGGGAAGGCCAAGGCCGCTTCCGCGACCTGCTACGCGCGTCGGGCGCGCTCCCCGACGCCGAACTCGACGCGTGCTTCGACGGGACCCACGCGCTTCATTACGTCGACGAGATCTTTGCGCGCGTCGGACTCGGGGAACGTCCTACGGTGCCGGCGGGGGGCGGGTCCCACGGATCCCCAACCCGGAAAGGAGGACGCGTCGATGCGTGA
- a CDS encoding adenylosuccinate synthase: MPVTAVVGAQWGDEGKGKVVDTLARHADVVIRYNGGNNAGHTIQNQLGTFRLHLLPSGIFHPAAQCVIGPGVVVNPEIFLAEVAEVERVGMPTIGRVWLSDRAHLIFPHHILTDELEEAARGGSPHGTTKQGIWPVYSDKAGRIGIRLGDLLEERHLSEQLRYLAERKSAMLRGVYRHEPVEVAQLLAACHRWADRLRPYITDTHPLVQEALRADRTVLLEGQLGVMRDLDWGIYPYVTSSTTLPGGASAGAGIPPYRITRVLGVAKAYTTAVGSGPMPTELTDAMGDRIRDLGGEFGATTRRPRRCGWFDGVAARFAAEVAGFTHLAVMKVDVFDTFETIRVAVAYRLDGRTVHTVPHTAAMARVEPVYEDLPGWRCPTQAARHLTDLPVEARTFLRRIEEIVGVPMALVGVGPDREHMIYCQEGWA, encoded by the coding sequence ATGCCCGTGACGGCCGTCGTCGGCGCGCAGTGGGGCGACGAGGGGAAGGGAAAGGTCGTCGACACGCTCGCCCGCCACGCGGACGTGGTCATTCGGTATAACGGCGGGAACAACGCCGGGCACACCATTCAAAACCAGCTCGGGACGTTCCGGCTCCACCTGCTGCCGTCGGGGATCTTTCATCCCGCGGCGCAATGCGTGATCGGTCCGGGCGTCGTCGTCAACCCCGAGATCTTCCTCGCCGAGGTGGCCGAGGTGGAACGCGTGGGCATGCCGACGATCGGCCGCGTCTGGTTGTCGGACCGCGCCCATCTCATCTTCCCCCACCACATTCTCACGGATGAGCTCGAGGAGGCCGCGAGAGGCGGTAGCCCCCACGGGACGACGAAGCAGGGGATCTGGCCCGTCTACAGCGACAAAGCCGGGCGGATCGGGATCCGGCTGGGAGATCTTCTCGAGGAGCGTCACCTCAGTGAGCAGCTCCGCTATCTCGCGGAGCGGAAGAGTGCGATGCTCCGAGGCGTGTACCGGCACGAACCCGTCGAGGTCGCCCAGTTGCTCGCGGCATGCCACCGATGGGCGGACCGGCTGCGGCCCTACATCACCGACACGCACCCGCTGGTGCAGGAGGCCCTTCGAGCCGACCGCACCGTGCTGCTCGAGGGGCAGTTGGGCGTGATGCGCGATCTCGACTGGGGGATCTACCCCTACGTGACCTCGTCCACGACGCTGCCCGGCGGCGCGAGCGCGGGAGCCGGGATTCCTCCTTATCGCATCACGCGCGTACTCGGGGTGGCCAAAGCCTACACGACGGCGGTGGGGTCGGGCCCGATGCCGACCGAGCTCACCGATGCGATGGGCGACCGCATTCGCGACCTCGGGGGGGAGTTCGGCGCCACGACCCGCCGGCCGCGGCGGTGTGGGTGGTTCGACGGCGTGGCGGCCCGGTTCGCGGCGGAGGTGGCGGGGTTCACACACCTGGCCGTCATGAAGGTCGACGTCTTCGACACCTTTGAGACGATCCGGGTGGCCGTCGCCTACCGGTTGGACGGCCGCACCGTGCACACGGTCCCGCACACCGCGGCCATGGCCCGAGTCGAGCCCGTGTACGAGGACCTGCCGGGCTGGCGGTGCCCGACCCAGGCCGCCCGCCACCTGACCGATCTTCCGGTCGAGGCGCGGACGTTTCTTCGGCGGATCGAGGAGATCGTTGGCGTTCCGATGGCCCTCGTCGGTGTCGGCCCAGACCGCGAGCATATGATCTACTGCCAGGAGGGCTGGGCGTGA
- a CDS encoding phosphoribosylaminoimidazolesuccinocarboxamide synthase, with protein MREAVAGGSARVVMETHLDLPRFSRGKVRDVYDLGDRLLIVATDRLSAFDVVLPTGIPDKGRVLSSLSAFWFDSLRGLVRTHFLTTDVDAFPPHLQEHRAVLDGRAMIVRKLNRVDIECVVRGYLAGSAAKEYAAAGSVGGVVLPAGLRPGSRLPEPLFTPATKAASGHDENITEDRMAGIVGGPLTRRLREASLAIYREAARRAEQRGLVLADTKFEFGLDGDDLVLIDEALTPDSSRFWDAGAYAEAGSTESYDKQAVRDYLEGTGWDKRPPAPSLPPEVVEATRARYLEAYRRLTGRPLPAV; from the coding sequence ATGCGTGAGGCGGTGGCGGGTGGTAGCGCACGGGTCGTGATGGAGACGCATCTCGATCTGCCGCGGTTCTCGCGGGGGAAGGTGCGCGATGTCTACGACCTCGGTGATCGCCTGCTGATCGTCGCGACCGACCGCCTCTCCGCGTTTGATGTGGTGCTTCCCACCGGCATCCCCGACAAAGGGCGGGTCCTGTCGAGCCTGTCTGCGTTTTGGTTCGATTCCCTGCGGGGGCTCGTGCGGACCCACTTCCTCACCACTGATGTGGATGCGTTCCCTCCCCACCTCCAGGAGCATCGCGCGGTCCTCGACGGACGCGCCATGATCGTCCGGAAGCTGAACCGGGTCGACATCGAGTGCGTCGTCCGCGGCTATCTCGCCGGGTCGGCGGCGAAGGAGTATGCGGCCGCAGGCTCCGTGGGCGGCGTCGTGCTCCCCGCGGGGCTTCGCCCGGGCAGCCGCCTACCGGAACCGCTGTTCACGCCGGCCACGAAGGCGGCCTCCGGCCACGATGAAAACATCACCGAGGACCGGATGGCCGGGATCGTCGGCGGCCCTCTGACGCGCCGGCTGCGCGAGGCGAGCCTGGCGATCTACCGAGAAGCGGCCCGCCGTGCGGAACAGCGCGGCCTGGTGCTGGCGGATACGAAGTTCGAGTTCGGGCTCGACGGCGACGACCTCGTGTTGATCGACGAGGCGCTGACCCCGGATTCGTCCCGGTTCTGGGACGCCGGCGCGTATGCCGAGGCGGGATCGACCGAGAGTTACGACAAGCAGGCTGTCCGCGACTACCTGGAAGGGACCGGATGGGACAAACGACCCCCGGCCCCGTCGCTCCCGCCCGAGGTCGTCGAGGCGACGCGGGCGCGGTACCTCGAAGCATACCGCCGGTTGACCGGCCGGCCGTTGCCGGCCGTGTGA
- the purD gene encoding phosphoribosylamine--glycine ligase, with protein MRVLVIGSGGREHSIVWKLHREGASLFCAPGNPGIADVATCLPHFSGDLDALAQWAVDTHIDITVVGPEAPLAAGVVDTFARRGLPAFGPTQAAAALESSKAFMKRLCLRYDIPTAPCRIFEDAATAAAYVRKAGRPLVIKADGLAAGKGVTVAASADEGLAAVEAMMVTRQFGDAGARVVIEEVLEGEEVSIFALCDGTALAPLVAAQDHKRVLDDDLGPNTGGMGAYAPVPLVSTQLGDRITDEILEPVLWAMAQEDRPYRGVLFAGVMLTPEGPKVLEFNVRLGDPEAQVLLPLLDASLTDAIDAVLGGRVERWAPRWHPAAAVCVVLASEGYPTAPRTGRAITGLEDAAACDRVLVFHADTAARDGRVVSAGGRVVNIVGIGSDLGEARARAYRAVDAVQFDGKHFRRDIGARRRPRGALDRVAVETRVKESYR; from the coding sequence ATGAGAGTCCTCGTAATCGGCTCAGGCGGTCGAGAGCATTCCATCGTATGGAAGCTCCACCGTGAGGGAGCGTCGCTGTTTTGCGCCCCAGGGAATCCGGGGATCGCCGACGTGGCTACATGCCTGCCTCACTTCTCCGGAGATCTCGACGCACTCGCGCAGTGGGCGGTGGATACTCACATCGACATCACCGTCGTCGGCCCCGAGGCGCCGCTCGCCGCAGGAGTTGTCGACACGTTTGCCCGCCGGGGGCTCCCGGCCTTCGGTCCCACGCAGGCCGCCGCAGCGCTCGAGTCCAGCAAGGCGTTCATGAAGCGGCTGTGCCTGAGATATGACATTCCCACGGCTCCATGCCGGATCTTCGAGGACGCGGCGACCGCGGCGGCGTATGTGCGCAAAGCGGGACGGCCGCTCGTCATCAAGGCCGACGGGCTCGCGGCCGGCAAGGGCGTCACCGTGGCCGCATCCGCCGACGAAGGTCTGGCGGCCGTGGAGGCCATGATGGTGACCCGGCAGTTTGGGGATGCGGGGGCCCGTGTGGTAATCGAGGAAGTGCTCGAGGGGGAAGAGGTCAGCATCTTCGCGCTCTGTGACGGAACCGCGCTTGCACCGCTCGTGGCGGCGCAAGATCACAAACGGGTGCTGGACGATGACCTCGGGCCGAATACCGGGGGCATGGGGGCGTACGCCCCCGTTCCGCTGGTGTCGACGCAACTGGGCGACCGCATCACCGACGAGATCCTCGAACCGGTGCTGTGGGCGATGGCCCAGGAAGACCGTCCCTACCGGGGCGTGCTCTTTGCCGGGGTGATGCTCACGCCAGAGGGTCCGAAGGTGCTGGAGTTCAACGTTCGGTTGGGCGACCCTGAAGCGCAGGTGCTTCTCCCGCTCCTCGATGCTTCGTTGACCGACGCCATCGACGCGGTGCTGGGTGGTCGGGTCGAGCGCTGGGCGCCGAGGTGGCATCCCGCCGCCGCGGTCTGCGTGGTCCTCGCTTCAGAAGGATATCCCACAGCGCCACGCACCGGGCGGGCGATCACAGGGCTCGAGGACGCCGCCGCGTGTGACCGAGTCTTGGTCTTTCATGCAGACACCGCCGCCCGCGATGGACGCGTGGTGTCGGCGGGCGGGCGCGTGGTGAACATCGTGGGCATCGGCTCGGATCTGGGTGAGGCCAGAGCCCGCGCCTACCGCGCCGTCGACGCGGTCCAATTCGATGGCAAACATTTTCGGCGGGATATCGGCGCGCGCCGACGTCCCCGCGGGGCGCTCGACCGCGTCGCAGTCGAGACACGGGTGAAGGAGTCGTATCGATGA
- the purS gene encoding phosphoribosylformylglycinamidine synthase subunit PurS has translation METAQTTQVRTVRIIVTLKPGVLDAPGQAIQQGLDALGHSGVRGVRAGKYFEVELTDDGRLDERIRRMCEGFLANTLIEEYRFDVL, from the coding sequence ATGGAGACGGCGCAGACCACGCAGGTGCGGACCGTGCGCATCATCGTCACGCTCAAACCCGGCGTGCTCGATGCCCCGGGTCAGGCCATCCAGCAAGGATTGGACGCGCTCGGCCATAGCGGCGTGCGCGGCGTCCGCGCGGGGAAGTACTTCGAGGTCGAACTCACCGACGACGGCCGGCTCGACGAGCGGATCCGCCGGATGTGCGAAGGGTTCCTGGCCAACACGCTGATCGAAGAATACCGCTTCGACGTCCTCTGA
- the purE gene encoding 5-(carboxyamino)imidazole ribonucleotide mutase, giving the protein MTGPSSGTPLVGIVIGSDTDYPTMEVAARVLSEFGIPWEMTIASAHRSPNRVEAYARDAEARGLRVIIAAAGAAAHLAGVLAGRTVLPVIGVPLGGSTLGGIDALLSTVQMPGGVPVATVGIGGARNAALLAVQILSTADPDLRERYRKYKERLAREVEEKAARLTPKGEPGMVPPQPDGRTR; this is encoded by the coding sequence ATGACGGGGCCATCCTCCGGAACGCCGCTCGTGGGAATCGTGATCGGAAGCGACACGGATTACCCCACGATGGAGGTGGCGGCTCGGGTCCTGAGCGAGTTCGGCATCCCGTGGGAGATGACGATTGCCTCCGCCCACCGCTCGCCAAACCGGGTCGAGGCGTACGCACGCGACGCCGAGGCGCGGGGGCTTCGCGTCATTATCGCGGCGGCCGGCGCGGCGGCGCACCTCGCCGGTGTGCTGGCCGGCCGCACCGTCCTTCCGGTGATCGGCGTCCCCCTCGGCGGCTCGACCCTTGGAGGGATCGACGCCCTGCTGTCCACCGTCCAGATGCCCGGCGGGGTGCCGGTCGCGACCGTCGGGATCGGCGGCGCCCGAAACGCGGCGCTCCTCGCGGTGCAGATCCTCAGCACCGCCGATCCCGATCTTCGGGAGCGGTACCGGAAGTATAAGGAACGACTCGCCCGCGAGGTGGAGGAAAAGGCGGCCCGCCTGACCCCGAAGGGAGAGCCCGGCATGGTGCCTCCCCAGCCGGACGGGAGGACCCGCTGA